A window of Plasmodium brasilianum strain Bolivian I chromosome 8, whole genome shotgun sequence contains these coding sequences:
- a CDS encoding hypothetical protein (conserved Plasmodium protein), which yields MGDKKRGASLIVEGNSFSCDKKENAKGREEYIKNLTGLLHNYASHSTLEDVSDFLASSYRHFLMDYILEDLKYCPSRDLNFLIGICLDIIKNNHKTFKYQNIYFICLNTLFLLLNKVNNVNGYMEFLSFIIFCDLIFTNEWTKNSHIEIFAKLNYISLFIISNTFKKYALAEAAERTNAAATVAASDGTDITVFRFKQIIKHVCTEIVADERDNDNDNNDNVDWSSIKNEKLEIQNNEFRENLEHDNSDVDTYFNRIPPVQKHCSLNNSNSIFEKENYKNKRNRVIVFNDEKEVNKQSLYKKIKTANCKEIVRKKRKMITHVNYNFNTISDTISDELIFKIYNTVIHLAIKHDLTIYIIHECVNIVLKLCKLCNHELVVFDFLQLYTYYIKDNRKKSERFIVFVLELIAKCKNGNHKNLFSNLMKNFNLLIHLLYVENSDIRLFAKNCLLSMNFLSSHVKCNNEKAALAQGKDAIIRNTTPTSVTRIEKDICRILNVENEIDRVTNLILFHMSYMHDVISNKYAQDEKWRDIANKYDNFYKNTSGQNCLLKNYIIDQIKTKKEKLFYKYNNMFDKKTIIRNNIIEIENMIKTFDCLFSLLSDRSCWNVYFIFFFINMLKSIKKLSKNQPYEFSNEFSDEFSNEFSNEFPNEFPNEFFFLIKNIFIQAIYVFENIAKMEEIWNDQNILTTVEYWYSEKKNRCYNESSKKLLFMQEIIKKACSHLKYGKYSRAEGNSKRVFIILLEDLYLTIIVFLMPKENKWVFFNSSNFYFFKNLLLKISYFYYKNCGSTKTMEFVFFKNFFSRIKKRIKLKYHLKKINTDNLYTNIFSNFKKNKKYLCSQHNYISQETNAHFTFCLDFLKTLLILFDKTPNYGEKEHKYKKLIINICKAPIFTFKFFLTSRSTSNCFSLSVIVLYHLYVSIYKSGKDEKLLHEICVLLFLCCNKALNTIKKDNVIFYSNKLRHENANYGDCIIIKNDFEKPFKEYYLNSSLYIFITCLNVLTDIVKLTILRCNIFNKDSAIIIKRSKFEKQKKKQYKFLRCKKSLILINYKYMCNMCKRFMKKTHANFFYSTRKYVLNFIQHFISLSTILILKYKLKNNLNIQRIFNFLFYNLFTDYDVSVFTIIYSIAFSLKNYINLCGTKIKKSNNYLEVCDDLISQILDEYYTYDFPETNLWEEYTSKTVSFDSLKQTVVDCPGE from the exons ATGGGTGATAAGAAGAGGGGCGCAAGCTTAATAGTTGAAGGGAATTCCTTCAGTTgtgataaaaaggaaaatgcaAAAGGGAGAGAAGAATACATAAAGAATTTAACTGGTTTATTACATAACTACGCCAGCCATAGTACTTTAGAAGATGTAAGTGATTTTTTGGCTAGTTCATATAGGCATTTTTTAATGGATTATATACTTGAAGACTTGAAATATTGTCCATCTCGagatttgaattttttaataggTATTTGTttagatataataaaaaacaaccACAAGACATTTAAgtatcaaaatatttattttatatgtttgaacacattatttttgttattaaataaagtaaataatgTAAACGGATATATGGAATTTCTGTCGTTCATAATTTTCTGcgatttaatatttacaaatgaaTGGACAAAGAACAGTCACATTGAAATATTTGCAAAATTAAATTACATTAGtctttttatcatttcgaatacttttaaaaaatacgcACTAGCAGAAGCGGCAGAAAGAACAAATGCAGCAGCTACAGTAGCGGCATCTGATGGTACCGATATAACTGTTTTCCGTTTTAAGCAAATTATAAAGCATGTATGCACTGAAATTGTAGCTGATGAAAgagataatgataatgataataacgACAATGTTGATTGGAGCAGCattaaaaacgaaaaattagaaattcAAAATAACGAATTTAGAGAAAATCTTGAGCATGATAATTCTGACGTAGACACTTATTTTAATCGCATCCCACCAGTTCAAAAACATTGTTCACttaataacagtaacagcATATTTGAGaaggaaaattataaaaataaaagaaatcgAGTAATAGTGTTTAATGATGAAAAGGAAGTAAATAAGCAATcattgtataaaaaaataaaaacagctAATTGTAAAGAGatagtaagaaaaaaaagaaaaatgattaCACACGTTaactataattttaataccATTTCAGACACTATAAGTgatgaattaatttttaaaatatacaacacAGTTATCCATTTAGCTATTAAACATGACTTAACTATTTATATCATACATGAATGCGTAAATatagttttaaaattatgtaaattatgTAATCACGAATTAGTAGTCTTCGATTTTTTGcagttatatacatactataTTAAAGATAATAGGAAGAAATCAGAAAGATTTATTGTCTTTGTATTGGAGTTAATTGcgaaatgtaaaaatggaaatcataaaaatctcttttcaaatttaatgaaaaattttaatctgCTTATACATTTGCTTTATGTAGAAAATTCAGATATACGTCTATTTGCTAAGAATTGTTTATTATCAATGAATTTTTTATCCTCACACGTGAAATGTAACAATGAAAAAGCGGCACTTGCGCAGGGTAAAGATGCCATTATTAGGAACACTACTCCTACCAGTGTTACACGAATAGAAAAAGACATATGTAGAATATTAAATGtagaaaatgaaatagaTAGAGTGACTAATTTAATTCTATTCCATATGAGCTATATGCATGATGTAATCTCAAACAAATATGCACAAGACGAAAAATGGAGGGACATAGCAAATAAATAtgacaatttttataaaaatacttcAGGTCAAAACTgtttacttaaaaattatataattgatcaaattaaaacaaaaaaagaaaaattattttataaatataataatatgttcgATAAAAAGACCATAATTAGGAACAATATTATCGAAATAGAAAACATGATAAAAACGTTTGACTGTCTTTTCAGCCTGCTCTCTGATAGGAGCTGCTGGAAtgtttactttattttttttttcataaatatgttaaagtcaattaaaaaattaagtaaaaatcaGCCATACGAATTTTCCAATGAATTTTCCGATGAATTTTCCAATGAATTTTCCAATGAATTTCCCAACGAATTTCCCaacgaatttttttttttaataaaaaatatatttattcaagCAATATAcgtatttgaaaatatagcaaaaatgGAGGAAATATGGAACGACCAGAACATACTTACAACTGTTGAATATTGGTACAGTGAAAAGAAGAATAGATGTTATAATGAAagtagtaaaaaattattgtttatgcaagaaataataaaaaaagcgTGCAGTCATCTTAAATATGGTAAATATAGCAGGGCTGAAGGAAATTCTAAACGTGTATTTATAATACTGCTCGAGGATCTATATCTTACTATTATAGTGTTTTTAATGccaaaagaaaataaatggGTCTTCTTTAATTcatcaaatttttatttttttaaaaatcttttattaaaaatatcttacttttattataaaaattgcgGATCTACAAAAACCATGGAGTTcgtcttttttaaaaactttttcagtagaataaaaaaaagaataaaattgaaataccatttgaaaaaaattaatacggATAATTTGTACACTaacatattttcaaattttaagaagaataagaaatatttatgttcacaacataattatatatcgCAAGAAACAAATGCTCATTTCACATTCTGTttagattttttaaaaacgcTTCTTATTCTATTTGATAAAACTCCGAATTATGGCGAAAAAgagcataaatataaaaaacttattataaacatttgCAAAGCTccaatttttacttttaaattttttttaacttcaaGAAGCACAAGTAACTGTTTTTCGTTATCCGTCATAGttctttatcatttatatgtgAGCATATATAAGAGTGGAAAggatgaaaaattattacatgaAATCTGcgttttactatttttatgttgTAACAAAGCACTgaatactataaaaaaagataatgttattttctatagtaataaattaagacatg AAAATGCAAATTATGGAGATtgcattataataaaaaatgattttgaAAAACCttttaaagaatattatttgaatagttctttatacatttttataaccTGCTTAAATGTTCTTACTGATATCGTTAAATTAACCATTCTAAGATGCAATATCTTCAATAAGGATAGTGCAATAATAATCAAGAGatcaaaatttgaaaaacaaaaaaagaaacaatataaatttttaagatGCAAGAAAAGTTTAATTTtgattaattataaatatatgtgtaatatgTGTAAAcgttttatgaaaaaaacacacgcaaattttttttatagtactagaaaatatgtattaaatttcattcagcattttatatcattaagtactattttaattttaaaatataaacttaaaaataatttaaatatacaaagaattttcaattttttattttacaatctTTTTACCGATTACGATGTAAGCgtttttacaataatttattctataGCCTTTTCCttgaaaaattacataaatctTTGtggaacaaaaattaaaaagtctaataattatttagaaGTGTGCGATGACTTAATATCTCAAATTCTTGATGAATATTACACCTATGATTTTCC